From a single Phalacrocorax aristotelis chromosome 1, bGulAri2.1, whole genome shotgun sequence genomic region:
- the PGR gene encoding progesterone receptor isoform X2: protein MTEVKAKEPRAPPPARDGAVLLQGQPGRDPFRREAEAVDISLDGLLFPRSSDEEEEDEEEEEEDEEPRQQQQQPQPPGEEEDRSALPYRPGSGSLSLKDPLDTVLDTLLAPAAHASSAVAAAPWSFFGAEAAEAPGAPMSRDPSQKAGEAAPGAPGPSQPPPRPSPLWPASDVLTAAPKPRPVGAGGGAEGPAAAPKGEAPGLAPLPGGGRPGAPGQEYLHVPLLPLNSAYLASRTRQLLDVAEYEGGGGGAAPRSSPPAPDLAGYVCPPADGKEGHFAYGDLQPALKIKEEGLGLPTPYPGSRATPAAGCADYPQPLRAGQEPSLECVLYKTEPALLAGAYGPAPDSLPSTSAAPPGLYPPLPLNGHQTLGFPAAVLKEGLPQLCPPYLGYARPDTETSQSSQYGFESLPQKICLICGDEASGCHYGVLTCGSCKVFFKRAMEGQHNYLCAGRNDCIVDKIRRKNCPACRLRKCCQAGMVLGGRKFKKFNKIKVVRTLDVALQQPATLQDESQSLTQRLSFSPNQEIQFIPPMISVLRGIEPEVVYAGYDNTKPETPSSLLTSLNQLCERQLLCVVKWSKLLPGFRNLHIDDQITLIQYSWMSLMVFAMGWRSYKHVSGQMLYFAPDLILNEQRMKESSFYSLCLSMWQLPQEFVRLQVSQEEFLCMKALLLLNTRKNNLSDLWENEHT from the exons ATGACCGAGGTGAAGGCCAAGGAGCCCAGAGCGCCGCCGCCTGCCAGAGACGGGGCGGTCCTGCTGCAGGGCCAGCCCGGCCGAGACCCCTTCCGCAGGGAAGCGGAGGCCGTCGACATTTCCCTGGACGGGCTGCTCTTCCCCAGGAGCAgcgacgaggaggaggaggacgaggaggaagaagaggaggacgAAGAGCCGcggcagcagcaacagcagccgcAGCcgccgggggaggaggaggaccgGAGCGCCCTCCCGTACCGGCCGGGGAGCGGCTCCCTCTCGCTCAAGGACCCCCTGGACACCGTCCTGGACACGCTCCTGGCGCCCGCGGCTCATGCCAGCTCCGCCGTGGCCGCCGCGCCCTGGTCCTTCTTCGGGGCGGAGGCTGCGGAGGCGCCCGGCGCCCCGATGAGCCGCGACCCCTCGCAGAAGGCGGGCGAAGCCGCCCCGGGGGCGCCCGGCCCTTCgcagcccccgccgcggccctcCCCGCTCTGGCCGGCCAGCGACGTCCTGACCGCCGCCCCGAAGCCGCGGCCAgtgggcgcggggggcggcgcggaGGGTCCCGCCGCGGCCCCCAAGGGCGAGGCCCCCGGGCTGGCGCCGCTGCCCGGCGGGGGCCGGCCGGGGGCGCCGGGGCAGGAGTACCTGCACGTCCCGCTGCTGCCGCTCAACTCGGCCTACCTGGCATCGCGCACGCGGCAGCTGCTGGACGTGGCGGAGTACGaagggggcggcggcggcgcggcgccgcgctcctcgccccccgccccggacCTGGCGGGCTACGTCTGCCCGCCGGCGGACGGCAAGGAGGGGCACTTCGCCTACGGCGACCTCCAGCCCGCTCTGAAGATCAAGGAGGAGGGTCTCGGCCTCCCCACCCCTTACCCGGGCAGCAGGGCCACCCCCGCGGCGGGCTGCGCCGACTACCCGCAGCCCCTGCGGGCCGGGCAGGAGCCCTCGCTGGAGTGCGTCCTCTACAAGACGGAGCCCGCCCTTCTGGCCGGAGCCTACGGGCCGGCGCCCGACAGCTTGCCTTCCACCTCGGCCGCGCCGCCGGGCCTCTACCCGCCCCTGCCTCTCAACGGGCACCAGACCCTGGGCTTCCCGGCGGCGGTGCTGAAGGAGGGCTTGCCGCAGCTGTGCCCGCCCTACCTCGGCTACGCTCG gccAGATACAGAAACCAGCCAAAGTTCTCAGTATGGTTTTGAATCACTACCCCAGAAGATCTGTCTCATCTGTGGTGATGAGGCTTCTGGTTGCCACTATGGAGTACTTACCTGTGGAAGCTGTAAAGTCTTCTTTAAAAGGGCAATGGAAG GGCAGCACAACTATTTATGTGCTGGAAGAAATGACTGCATAGTTGATAAAATTCGTAGGAAGAACTGTCCAGCATGTCGCTTGAGGAAGTGCTGTCAAGCCGGTATGGTCCTGGGAG gtcgaaaatttaaaaagtttaacaAAATTAAGGTTGTGAGAACATTAGATGTTGCACTCCAGCAGCCAGCAACCCTTCAAGATGAAAGCCAGTCTCTAACCCAAAGGCTGTCCTTTTCTCCAAATcaagaaatacagtttattcCCCCAATGATAAGTGTTCTACGAGGTATTGAGCCAGAAGTTGTCTATGCTGGTTATGACAATACAAAACCTGAAACACCAAGTTCCTTGCTGACCAGTCTAAATCAACTTTGTGAGAGGCAACTTCTTTGTGTAGTCAAGTGGTCTAAATTGCTACCAG GATTTCGGAATTTACATATTGATGATCAGATAACCCTCATCCAGTATTCCTGGATGAGTCTGATGGTTTTTGCAATGGGATGGAGATCATACAAACACGTCAGTGGTCAGATGTTGTATTTTGCACCAGATCTGATTCTAAATGA ACAGAGGATGAAAGAATCATCGTTCTATTCCCTGTGTCTATCCATGTGGCAACTCCCACAGGAATTTGTCAGACTTCAAGTTAGCCAAGAAGAGTTCCTATGTATGAAAGCGCTGTTACTTCTCAACACAA GAAAAAACAATTTGTCAGATCTTTGGGAAAACGAACACACCTAA
- the PGR gene encoding progesterone receptor isoform X1, translating to MTEVKAKEPRAPPPARDGAVLLQGQPGRDPFRREAEAVDISLDGLLFPRSSDEEEEDEEEEEEDEEPRQQQQQPQPPGEEEDRSALPYRPGSGSLSLKDPLDTVLDTLLAPAAHASSAVAAAPWSFFGAEAAEAPGAPMSRDPSQKAGEAAPGAPGPSQPPPRPSPLWPASDVLTAAPKPRPVGAGGGAEGPAAAPKGEAPGLAPLPGGGRPGAPGQEYLHVPLLPLNSAYLASRTRQLLDVAEYEGGGGGAAPRSSPPAPDLAGYVCPPADGKEGHFAYGDLQPALKIKEEGLGLPTPYPGSRATPAAGCADYPQPLRAGQEPSLECVLYKTEPALLAGAYGPAPDSLPSTSAAPPGLYPPLPLNGHQTLGFPAAVLKEGLPQLCPPYLGYARPDTETSQSSQYGFESLPQKICLICGDEASGCHYGVLTCGSCKVFFKRAMEGQHNYLCAGRNDCIVDKIRRKNCPACRLRKCCQAGMVLGGRKFKKFNKIKVVRTLDVALQQPATLQDESQSLTQRLSFSPNQEIQFIPPMISVLRGIEPEVVYAGYDNTKPETPSSLLTSLNQLCERQLLCVVKWSKLLPGFRNLHIDDQITLIQYSWMSLMVFAMGWRSYKHVSGQMLYFAPDLILNEQRMKESSFYSLCLSMWQLPQEFVRLQVSQEEFLCMKALLLLNTIPLEGLRSQGQFDEMRTSYIRELVKAIGLRQKGVVANSQRFYQLTKLMDSMHDLVKQLHLFCLNTFLQSRVLSVEFPEMMSEVIAAQLPKILAGMVKPLLFHKK from the exons ATGACCGAGGTGAAGGCCAAGGAGCCCAGAGCGCCGCCGCCTGCCAGAGACGGGGCGGTCCTGCTGCAGGGCCAGCCCGGCCGAGACCCCTTCCGCAGGGAAGCGGAGGCCGTCGACATTTCCCTGGACGGGCTGCTCTTCCCCAGGAGCAgcgacgaggaggaggaggacgaggaggaagaagaggaggacgAAGAGCCGcggcagcagcaacagcagccgcAGCcgccgggggaggaggaggaccgGAGCGCCCTCCCGTACCGGCCGGGGAGCGGCTCCCTCTCGCTCAAGGACCCCCTGGACACCGTCCTGGACACGCTCCTGGCGCCCGCGGCTCATGCCAGCTCCGCCGTGGCCGCCGCGCCCTGGTCCTTCTTCGGGGCGGAGGCTGCGGAGGCGCCCGGCGCCCCGATGAGCCGCGACCCCTCGCAGAAGGCGGGCGAAGCCGCCCCGGGGGCGCCCGGCCCTTCgcagcccccgccgcggccctcCCCGCTCTGGCCGGCCAGCGACGTCCTGACCGCCGCCCCGAAGCCGCGGCCAgtgggcgcggggggcggcgcggaGGGTCCCGCCGCGGCCCCCAAGGGCGAGGCCCCCGGGCTGGCGCCGCTGCCCGGCGGGGGCCGGCCGGGGGCGCCGGGGCAGGAGTACCTGCACGTCCCGCTGCTGCCGCTCAACTCGGCCTACCTGGCATCGCGCACGCGGCAGCTGCTGGACGTGGCGGAGTACGaagggggcggcggcggcgcggcgccgcgctcctcgccccccgccccggacCTGGCGGGCTACGTCTGCCCGCCGGCGGACGGCAAGGAGGGGCACTTCGCCTACGGCGACCTCCAGCCCGCTCTGAAGATCAAGGAGGAGGGTCTCGGCCTCCCCACCCCTTACCCGGGCAGCAGGGCCACCCCCGCGGCGGGCTGCGCCGACTACCCGCAGCCCCTGCGGGCCGGGCAGGAGCCCTCGCTGGAGTGCGTCCTCTACAAGACGGAGCCCGCCCTTCTGGCCGGAGCCTACGGGCCGGCGCCCGACAGCTTGCCTTCCACCTCGGCCGCGCCGCCGGGCCTCTACCCGCCCCTGCCTCTCAACGGGCACCAGACCCTGGGCTTCCCGGCGGCGGTGCTGAAGGAGGGCTTGCCGCAGCTGTGCCCGCCCTACCTCGGCTACGCTCG gccAGATACAGAAACCAGCCAAAGTTCTCAGTATGGTTTTGAATCACTACCCCAGAAGATCTGTCTCATCTGTGGTGATGAGGCTTCTGGTTGCCACTATGGAGTACTTACCTGTGGAAGCTGTAAAGTCTTCTTTAAAAGGGCAATGGAAG GGCAGCACAACTATTTATGTGCTGGAAGAAATGACTGCATAGTTGATAAAATTCGTAGGAAGAACTGTCCAGCATGTCGCTTGAGGAAGTGCTGTCAAGCCGGTATGGTCCTGGGAG gtcgaaaatttaaaaagtttaacaAAATTAAGGTTGTGAGAACATTAGATGTTGCACTCCAGCAGCCAGCAACCCTTCAAGATGAAAGCCAGTCTCTAACCCAAAGGCTGTCCTTTTCTCCAAATcaagaaatacagtttattcCCCCAATGATAAGTGTTCTACGAGGTATTGAGCCAGAAGTTGTCTATGCTGGTTATGACAATACAAAACCTGAAACACCAAGTTCCTTGCTGACCAGTCTAAATCAACTTTGTGAGAGGCAACTTCTTTGTGTAGTCAAGTGGTCTAAATTGCTACCAG GATTTCGGAATTTACATATTGATGATCAGATAACCCTCATCCAGTATTCCTGGATGAGTCTGATGGTTTTTGCAATGGGATGGAGATCATACAAACACGTCAGTGGTCAGATGTTGTATTTTGCACCAGATCTGATTCTAAATGA ACAGAGGATGAAAGAATCATCGTTCTATTCCCTGTGTCTATCCATGTGGCAACTCCCACAGGAATTTGTCAGACTTCAAGTTAGCCAAGAAGAGTTCCTATGTATGAAAGCGCTGTTACTTCTCAACACAA TTCCTTTGGAAGGTCTAAGAAGTCAAGGCCAATTTGATGAGATGAGAACGAGTTACATTAGAGAACTGGTGAAGGCAATCGGTTTGCGCCAGAAAGGTGTTGTGGCAAACTCGCAACGTTTCTATCAACTTACAAAACTGATGGATTCCATGCATGAT
- the PGR gene encoding progesterone receptor isoform X3, with product MTEVKAKEPRAPPPARDGAVLLQGQPGRDPFRREAEAVDISLDGLLFPRSSDEEEEDEEEEEEDEEPRQQQQQPQPPGEEEDRSALPYRPGSGSLSLKDPLDTVLDTLLAPAAHASSAVAAAPWSFFGAEAAEAPGAPMSRDPSQKAGEAAPGAPGPSQPPPRPSPLWPASDVLTAAPKPRPVGAGGGAEGPAAAPKGEAPGLAPLPGGGRPGAPGQEYLHVPLLPLNSAYLASRTRQLLDVAEYEGGGGGAAPRSSPPAPDLAGYVCPPADGKEGHFAYGDLQPALKIKEEGLGLPTPYPGSRATPAAGCADYPQPLRAGQEPSLECVLYKTEPALLAGAYGPAPDSLPSTSAAPPGLYPPLPLNGHQTLGFPAAVLKEGLPQLCPPYLGYARPDTETSQSSQYGFESLPQKICLICGDEASGCHYGVLTCGSCKVFFKRAMEGQHNYLCAGRNDCIVDKIRRKNCPACRLRKCCQAGMVLGGFRNLHIDDQITLIQYSWMSLMVFAMGWRSYKHVSGQMLYFAPDLILNEQRMKESSFYSLCLSMWQLPQEFVRLQVSQEEFLCMKALLLLNTIPLEGLRSQGQFDEMRTSYIRELVKAIGLRQKGVVANSQRFYQLTKLMDSMHDLVKQLHLFCLNTFLQSRVLSVEFPEMMSEVIAAQLPKILAGMVKPLLFHKK from the exons ATGACCGAGGTGAAGGCCAAGGAGCCCAGAGCGCCGCCGCCTGCCAGAGACGGGGCGGTCCTGCTGCAGGGCCAGCCCGGCCGAGACCCCTTCCGCAGGGAAGCGGAGGCCGTCGACATTTCCCTGGACGGGCTGCTCTTCCCCAGGAGCAgcgacgaggaggaggaggacgaggaggaagaagaggaggacgAAGAGCCGcggcagcagcaacagcagccgcAGCcgccgggggaggaggaggaccgGAGCGCCCTCCCGTACCGGCCGGGGAGCGGCTCCCTCTCGCTCAAGGACCCCCTGGACACCGTCCTGGACACGCTCCTGGCGCCCGCGGCTCATGCCAGCTCCGCCGTGGCCGCCGCGCCCTGGTCCTTCTTCGGGGCGGAGGCTGCGGAGGCGCCCGGCGCCCCGATGAGCCGCGACCCCTCGCAGAAGGCGGGCGAAGCCGCCCCGGGGGCGCCCGGCCCTTCgcagcccccgccgcggccctcCCCGCTCTGGCCGGCCAGCGACGTCCTGACCGCCGCCCCGAAGCCGCGGCCAgtgggcgcggggggcggcgcggaGGGTCCCGCCGCGGCCCCCAAGGGCGAGGCCCCCGGGCTGGCGCCGCTGCCCGGCGGGGGCCGGCCGGGGGCGCCGGGGCAGGAGTACCTGCACGTCCCGCTGCTGCCGCTCAACTCGGCCTACCTGGCATCGCGCACGCGGCAGCTGCTGGACGTGGCGGAGTACGaagggggcggcggcggcgcggcgccgcgctcctcgccccccgccccggacCTGGCGGGCTACGTCTGCCCGCCGGCGGACGGCAAGGAGGGGCACTTCGCCTACGGCGACCTCCAGCCCGCTCTGAAGATCAAGGAGGAGGGTCTCGGCCTCCCCACCCCTTACCCGGGCAGCAGGGCCACCCCCGCGGCGGGCTGCGCCGACTACCCGCAGCCCCTGCGGGCCGGGCAGGAGCCCTCGCTGGAGTGCGTCCTCTACAAGACGGAGCCCGCCCTTCTGGCCGGAGCCTACGGGCCGGCGCCCGACAGCTTGCCTTCCACCTCGGCCGCGCCGCCGGGCCTCTACCCGCCCCTGCCTCTCAACGGGCACCAGACCCTGGGCTTCCCGGCGGCGGTGCTGAAGGAGGGCTTGCCGCAGCTGTGCCCGCCCTACCTCGGCTACGCTCG gccAGATACAGAAACCAGCCAAAGTTCTCAGTATGGTTTTGAATCACTACCCCAGAAGATCTGTCTCATCTGTGGTGATGAGGCTTCTGGTTGCCACTATGGAGTACTTACCTGTGGAAGCTGTAAAGTCTTCTTTAAAAGGGCAATGGAAG GGCAGCACAACTATTTATGTGCTGGAAGAAATGACTGCATAGTTGATAAAATTCGTAGGAAGAACTGTCCAGCATGTCGCTTGAGGAAGTGCTGTCAAGCCGGTATGGTCCTGGGAG GATTTCGGAATTTACATATTGATGATCAGATAACCCTCATCCAGTATTCCTGGATGAGTCTGATGGTTTTTGCAATGGGATGGAGATCATACAAACACGTCAGTGGTCAGATGTTGTATTTTGCACCAGATCTGATTCTAAATGA ACAGAGGATGAAAGAATCATCGTTCTATTCCCTGTGTCTATCCATGTGGCAACTCCCACAGGAATTTGTCAGACTTCAAGTTAGCCAAGAAGAGTTCCTATGTATGAAAGCGCTGTTACTTCTCAACACAA TTCCTTTGGAAGGTCTAAGAAGTCAAGGCCAATTTGATGAGATGAGAACGAGTTACATTAGAGAACTGGTGAAGGCAATCGGTTTGCGCCAGAAAGGTGTTGTGGCAAACTCGCAACGTTTCTATCAACTTACAAAACTGATGGATTCCATGCATGAT